One window from the genome of Amycolatopsis sp. NBC_01480 encodes:
- a CDS encoding quinone oxidoreductase family protein yields the protein MNAASEVHAPGSGSVRAVLVDAPAAEPRLGSTVLPRRTAGTTLIAVAAAPLNPLDLLIASGSFHSVRHEAPYVPGSECVGVVLESDAHAPGSWVYAECHAAPATPGAFADRVLVADADVLPLPHSIDPVLAAAVGNAGTAAYMPLMEIAGLRRGETVLVLGATGAVGQLAVQIARRAGAERVIGVGRDHTALQRVLVLGADAVVALHPDESRDDLAARLRGAAGPVDVVLDGIYGVPLEAALQVCAPRARVVNIGDLAGPTAQVPAGSMRGKQLVMSGFAGLHVSLRDKQPALTWLWSAISRGELHLATRVFPLDEAPAAWRTQSDSPHAKCVVVPDVRLSTGDRA from the coding sequence GTGAACGCGGCATCAGAGGTCCACGCACCGGGAAGCGGCTCGGTGCGCGCGGTCCTGGTCGACGCCCCAGCCGCCGAGCCGCGTCTGGGCTCGACCGTGCTGCCGCGCCGAACGGCCGGCACGACGCTGATCGCGGTGGCCGCGGCGCCGCTGAATCCGCTGGACCTGCTCATCGCTTCCGGGTCGTTCCATTCAGTCCGTCACGAAGCCCCGTACGTTCCCGGCAGCGAGTGCGTGGGTGTCGTGCTCGAGTCCGACGCGCACGCGCCCGGCTCTTGGGTGTACGCCGAATGCCACGCCGCACCGGCCACGCCGGGGGCGTTCGCCGATCGGGTGCTCGTCGCCGACGCGGACGTACTGCCGCTCCCGCACAGCATCGACCCGGTGCTGGCTGCAGCGGTCGGCAATGCAGGCACTGCGGCATACATGCCGCTGATGGAGATCGCCGGCCTGCGGCGCGGCGAAACGGTACTGGTGCTGGGCGCCACCGGCGCCGTGGGCCAGCTCGCGGTGCAGATCGCCCGCCGGGCGGGCGCGGAGCGGGTGATCGGCGTCGGCCGGGACCACACCGCGCTGCAACGCGTGCTCGTTCTCGGCGCCGACGCCGTCGTCGCGCTGCATCCCGACGAGAGCCGGGACGACCTGGCCGCCCGGCTGCGCGGCGCGGCGGGACCGGTGGACGTCGTCCTGGACGGGATCTACGGGGTGCCCCTGGAGGCCGCCCTGCAGGTCTGCGCTCCCCGGGCGCGGGTGGTCAACATCGGCGACCTGGCCGGTCCGACGGCTCAGGTTCCGGCCGGGTCGATGCGGGGCAAGCAGCTGGTCATGTCCGGTTTTGCCGGCCTGCACGTGTCCTTGCGGGACAAACAGCCGGCGTTGACCTGGCTGTGGTCAGCGATCTCTCGAGGGGAGCTGCACCTGGCGACCCGCGTCTTCCCCCTCGACGAGGCGCCGGCCGCGTGGCGGACACAGTCGGACTCGCCCCACGCCAAGTGTGTCGTCGTCCCCGACGTGCGGCTCAGCACCGGGGACCGTGCATGA
- a CDS encoding alpha/beta hydrolase codes for MASRASTGCRTSRPTAPATGRDLPVIVFSHGMTLSVDDYAPLAGFWAAHGFVVVQPTHLDSLGLAPTVRASGASAPTT; via the coding sequence ATGGCATCGCGCGCTTCGACGGGCTGCCGGACGAGCCGGCCCACCGCGCCGGCGACGGGCCGCGACCTGCCGGTCATCGTCTTCTCGCACGGCATGACCCTGAGCGTGGACGACTACGCACCGCTGGCCGGCTTCTGGGCCGCCCACGGATTCGTCGTCGTCCAGCCCACCCACCTCGACTCGCTCGGGCTCGCCCCGACGGTCCGCGCATCTGGCGCATCCGCACCGACGACCTGA
- the mhpA gene encoding bifunctional 3-(3-hydroxy-phenyl)propionate/3-hydroxycinnamic acid hydroxylase MhpA has product MTTRPASEVDCLVVGGGPVGLLTAILLGQAGMQVALVERWPQRYPLPRACTIDHEALRILQSAGIMADHADLFAPSRGARGGYQFRNGDGELLRSIDWNRPAESGWANTNGFHQPDLEAVLEEIAEATAGVTVHRGWAFSSFAQDTGAVSAQLISTTEPTTTATVCSRWLVGADGANSPVRTQLAVGVGDSGFEADWLVIDYRPLHEETWDAFVVQYCDPHQPATAVNSGPGRRRFEFMRRDDMPVDELAQEATAWRLMASWGVTPDNAELERHAVYTFRGRWAQTWRVGHAFLAGDAAHLMPPFLGQGLCAGLRDARALAWRLGMVHAGLADAGVLETYGPERAGHVREIIDEAVAAGRVICELDPARAAARDTELKRQAGTAVEPPHPRLGTPSITVPSRGIEGRLAPQGRVAVAGRTGLFDDVVGGGWQLVSRAGDPGDLLDEDVASWFRKIGGSVTDLSSASPVRDIDGAYESWFSRHGCTAFLARPDFYVFGAGGHTDIPRLVSELRRALQPHPNEGKHLR; this is encoded by the coding sequence ATGACCACACGACCCGCTTCCGAGGTCGACTGTCTCGTCGTGGGCGGTGGCCCCGTCGGCCTGCTCACCGCGATCCTGCTGGGGCAGGCGGGAATGCAGGTCGCGCTCGTCGAACGCTGGCCGCAGCGGTATCCACTCCCGCGCGCCTGCACGATCGACCACGAAGCACTGCGCATCCTGCAGTCCGCCGGGATCATGGCCGACCACGCCGATCTCTTCGCACCGTCACGGGGTGCCCGCGGCGGTTACCAGTTCCGCAACGGCGACGGCGAACTGCTGCGGTCGATCGACTGGAACCGTCCGGCCGAATCCGGGTGGGCCAACACCAACGGCTTTCACCAACCCGACCTCGAGGCGGTGCTCGAAGAGATCGCCGAAGCCACGGCGGGCGTGACCGTGCACCGTGGCTGGGCGTTCTCCTCCTTCGCCCAGGACACCGGTGCGGTGTCGGCGCAGCTCATCTCCACCACAGAGCCCACGACAACGGCCACGGTGTGCAGCCGATGGCTCGTCGGCGCCGACGGCGCGAACAGCCCGGTACGCACCCAACTCGCGGTGGGCGTCGGCGACTCCGGTTTCGAGGCCGACTGGCTGGTCATCGACTACCGGCCTCTGCACGAGGAGACGTGGGACGCCTTCGTCGTCCAGTACTGCGATCCGCACCAGCCGGCCACCGCGGTCAACAGTGGACCGGGGCGCCGCCGCTTCGAGTTCATGCGCCGCGACGACATGCCGGTCGACGAGCTGGCGCAGGAGGCGACGGCCTGGCGGCTCATGGCCTCTTGGGGAGTCACCCCCGACAACGCCGAGCTGGAGCGGCATGCTGTCTACACCTTCCGGGGCCGGTGGGCGCAGACCTGGCGAGTGGGCCACGCCTTCCTGGCCGGCGACGCCGCGCACCTCATGCCGCCGTTCCTCGGACAGGGCCTGTGCGCCGGACTCCGCGACGCCCGCGCGCTGGCTTGGCGCCTGGGCATGGTGCACGCCGGCCTCGCAGACGCGGGTGTGCTGGAGACCTACGGCCCGGAACGGGCCGGCCACGTCCGGGAGATCATCGACGAAGCGGTCGCTGCCGGACGCGTCATCTGCGAGCTCGACCCCGCGCGAGCCGCAGCCCGTGACACCGAGCTGAAGCGGCAAGCAGGCACCGCCGTGGAACCGCCGCACCCTCGGTTGGGCACACCCTCGATCACCGTCCCCAGCAGGGGTATCGAGGGGCGGCTGGCACCCCAGGGGCGGGTCGCGGTCGCCGGTCGAACCGGCCTGTTCGACGACGTCGTCGGCGGCGGCTGGCAGCTCGTGAGCCGCGCGGGCGATCCAGGAGACCTCCTCGACGAGGACGTCGCGTCGTGGTTCCGCAAGATCGGCGGCAGCGTCACCGACCTCTCCTCTGCCAGCCCGGTGCGCGACATCGACGGGGCCTACGAAAGCTGGTTCTCCCGGCACGGCTGCACCGCATTCCTTGCCCGCCCGGACTTCTACGTCTTCGGGGCCGGCGGCCACACCGACATCCCGCGCCTCGTCTCGGAGCTGCGCCGCGCGCTGCAGCCCCACCCCAATGAAGGGAAGCACCTGCGATGA
- the catC gene encoding muconolactone Delta-isomerase encodes MLYHVRMDVRLPADLDRAQRDDFLAREKTYSQKLQRDGKWPQLWRIAGEYANFSVLDVADHDELHALLSGLPLFPYMDIQVTPLAAHPSKVDD; translated from the coding sequence ATGCTGTACCACGTCCGCATGGACGTCCGGCTGCCCGCGGATCTGGACCGGGCACAACGCGACGACTTCCTCGCGCGGGAAAAGACGTACAGCCAAAAGTTGCAACGCGACGGCAAGTGGCCCCAGTTGTGGCGGATCGCCGGCGAGTACGCCAACTTCTCCGTCCTGGACGTCGCCGACCACGACGAGCTGCACGCGTTGCTGTCCGGGCTACCGCTGTTCCCGTACATGGACATCCAGGTAACGCCGTTGGCGGCGCACCCGTCCAAAGTCGACGATTGA
- a CDS encoding cupin domain-containing protein, with protein sequence MTMRVTRLTEAERFDPPGHTGVGPVRLQGGASTPTKDVTVVLSHYLPDGRAEMSEQPAETVYVLVSGELVMVSEGEEATLHPYDSVHFTAGTRREVVNRSKLPASMLVIRPAV encoded by the coding sequence ATGACCATGCGCGTCACCCGGCTCACCGAGGCCGAACGCTTCGATCCACCCGGCCACACCGGTGTCGGGCCGGTGCGCCTGCAAGGCGGCGCGTCGACTCCGACGAAGGACGTGACCGTCGTGCTGTCGCACTACTTGCCCGACGGACGGGCGGAGATGAGCGAGCAGCCGGCCGAGACCGTGTACGTCCTCGTCAGCGGCGAACTGGTGATGGTCAGCGAGGGTGAGGAAGCGACCCTCCACCCGTACGACTCCGTCCACTTCACCGCCGGCACCCGCCGCGAGGTGGTCAACCGCAGCAAGCTGCCGGCCAGCATGCTCGTCATCCGGCCGGCCGTCTGA
- a CDS encoding flavin reductase family protein, whose product MTDVGNATIDPALFRETLGHYPTGVAVVTAVSDDGIPEGMVVGTFTSVSLDPPLIAFFPARSSRSFARFRDAAAFGINVLASDQEPLCRQMATAGAAKFEGVRWRPGPLGSPVLDGAVAWIECTFEDVREAGDHYIVLGRVHELDVARSTLPLLFFQGGYGKFSTGSFIAAPNPELIQAAQLAETIRSEMEELSLAFAVDCSVLVKIGSDAVQVLTANGGRASETVPLGHRQPIIPPLGAVFMAKATPAETEAWMQRAPDDSRGRRALHGSLLDAVRDRGYSLLAAEPELLQRHQAVLTEFERSDRLPRQERDVRQATADLVDLFCPDLIVGRRYDLASIMVSVPVMANLPPMALRMTAMPKSAPTEQVEAWIHGLRRVAAAAAMASTPG is encoded by the coding sequence ATGACCGACGTCGGCAACGCGACGATCGACCCCGCACTGTTTCGAGAGACGCTCGGTCACTACCCGACCGGGGTAGCCGTCGTCACCGCGGTGTCCGATGACGGCATCCCTGAAGGCATGGTTGTGGGAACGTTCACCTCGGTCTCCCTGGATCCTCCTCTGATCGCCTTTTTTCCCGCCAGGAGCTCGAGGAGCTTCGCGCGGTTCAGGGACGCCGCCGCGTTCGGCATCAACGTCCTGGCATCCGATCAGGAACCGCTGTGCCGCCAGATGGCGACCGCCGGCGCGGCCAAGTTCGAGGGCGTGCGCTGGCGGCCGGGACCACTCGGCTCACCCGTCCTCGACGGCGCAGTGGCCTGGATCGAGTGCACGTTCGAGGACGTGCGCGAGGCGGGTGACCACTACATCGTCCTCGGACGCGTGCACGAGCTCGACGTCGCCCGGTCGACCTTGCCGTTGCTGTTCTTTCAGGGCGGATACGGAAAGTTCTCGACCGGATCGTTCATCGCCGCGCCGAATCCGGAGCTGATCCAGGCAGCGCAGCTCGCCGAGACGATCCGGTCGGAGATGGAGGAACTCAGCCTCGCCTTCGCGGTCGACTGCAGCGTCCTCGTCAAGATCGGCAGCGACGCGGTGCAAGTGCTCACTGCCAATGGCGGACGAGCGTCCGAGACCGTTCCGCTCGGACATCGACAACCCATCATCCCGCCACTCGGCGCCGTGTTCATGGCGAAGGCGACACCCGCGGAGACAGAGGCCTGGATGCAGCGGGCGCCCGACGACAGTCGAGGCCGTCGTGCTCTCCACGGCAGCCTGCTCGACGCTGTGCGTGATCGTGGCTACTCGCTCCTCGCTGCTGAGCCGGAGCTGCTGCAGCGCCATCAGGCGGTGCTGACGGAATTCGAGCGGTCCGACCGACTCCCCCGACAGGAACGCGACGTGCGGCAGGCGACCGCCGATCTCGTCGATCTGTTCTGCCCTGACCTCATCGTCGGCCGACGCTACGACCTCGCATCGATCATGGTGTCGGTCCCCGTCATGGCAAACCTGCCTCCGATGGCTCTCCGGATGACCGCGATGCCGAAATCCGCGCCGACTGAACAGGTCGAGGCCTGGATCCACGGCCTGAGGCGAGTGGCCGCCGCGGCGGCCATGGCCAGCACCCCTGGGTGA
- a CDS encoding LysR substrate-binding domain-containing protein: MFWLSAKHEAPGTAALLALVAGGLGVGVVPASARALPLAGLVFRDLAGATSVELALAWHRETRSPLVTTVLAALEDVFPSARPPSEVS, translated from the coding sequence ATGTTCTGGCTCAGCGCGAAGCACGAGGCGCCGGGGACCGCGGCGCTGCTCGCCCTGGTCGCCGGTGGCCTGGGGGTCGGGGTCGTGCCGGCCTCGGCCCGAGCGTTGCCGCTGGCCGGGCTCGTGTTCCGCGACCTGGCCGGGGCCACGAGCGTCGAGCTCGCCTTGGCCTGGCACCGCGAGACCCGCTCTCCGCTGGTAACCACCGTCCTCGCCGCACTCGAGGACGTCTTCCCGTCCGCCCGACCACCCTCCGAGGTCAGCTGA
- a CDS encoding GntR family transcriptional regulator, producing MADVSDSRVSLNETVYRRLRGDIIACRLVPGQRLTEKQLAADMGFSTAPLRDALTRLDHEGLIRTLPRKGYQVAPLTPKSIDDLFVVWGIVGPELIRLGLRQASEAQVDAAREAFDELDVLAQEQGEPPSALLDIDVVNRTFAILAEATGNTYLINFFQRLMGDMSRIRALLLTSGRTSAATRPAGHWVRGILDEPDVDKAAEHARRYIEDVHQHVLQAVIRWPSVMSSEVSVLPQR from the coding sequence GTGGCCGACGTGTCCGACTCCCGCGTCTCGCTGAACGAGACGGTCTACCGCCGGCTGAGGGGCGATATCATCGCGTGCCGCCTAGTGCCCGGTCAGCGGCTCACGGAGAAGCAGTTGGCGGCCGACATGGGTTTCAGTACCGCACCCCTTCGTGACGCCCTCACTCGCCTGGATCACGAAGGCTTGATCCGCACCCTGCCTCGCAAGGGCTACCAGGTCGCGCCGTTGACGCCGAAGTCCATCGACGACCTCTTCGTCGTCTGGGGGATTGTGGGACCTGAGCTCATCCGGCTCGGCCTGCGCCAGGCGAGCGAGGCGCAGGTCGACGCGGCACGGGAGGCGTTCGACGAACTGGACGTGCTCGCTCAGGAGCAGGGTGAACCACCGTCGGCCCTCCTCGACATCGACGTGGTCAACAGGACCTTCGCGATCCTGGCCGAGGCCACCGGCAACACCTATTTGATCAACTTCTTCCAGCGGCTCATGGGCGATATGAGCCGCATCCGGGCACTGCTGCTGACCTCGGGGCGTACGAGCGCTGCGACGCGTCCGGCCGGTCACTGGGTGCGCGGCATCCTCGACGAGCCTGATGTGGACAAGGCCGCCGAGCACGCCAGGCGCTACATCGAGGACGTCCACCAGCACGTGCTCCAGGCCGTCATCAGGTGGCCCTCGGTGATGAGCAGTGAGGTCAGCGTCCTGCCGCAACGATGA
- a CDS encoding helix-turn-helix transcriptional regulator yields the protein MAPAVWMWSDPAATAALRSRDLSTILRAYRHANELTQEALAAILGYDKSYIAMIETRRRDPGDVVVRRHIARGLGLPSHFLGVTEPDDADFAALVQFGDSVIRLAEIARQAGRAVEAVNELWPLVARLEARAAEGRLERDTLLLLASARLTLGVSLGTVLPEERLAAAAAWTGKALILARHTNNQPFLAHTLRMHGNELRKAGRLPAAVARLDHALAISADPTGQGSALALSARAAGEAGLPDRFEAAIDRSRRLLDTGAEHGMLVNPFTLREIHARGLLALGRPTQALRVLTAAGAGEPAAPQWQVIERVTAGEILTASREHDGAQESLLAAITIAEQRRLPHQLQRAIRAASRGGLDAVAETGRAALRRLRDQLSPAT from the coding sequence TTGGCGCCCGCGGTGTGGATGTGGTCCGACCCGGCCGCCACTGCGGCGCTGCGGTCCCGGGACCTGTCCACGATCCTGCGTGCCTACCGCCACGCCAACGAGTTAACCCAGGAAGCCCTCGCCGCGATCCTGGGGTACGACAAGAGCTACATCGCGATGATCGAGACCCGCCGCCGTGATCCCGGCGACGTAGTCGTCCGCCGGCACATCGCCCGTGGCCTGGGCCTGCCCTCGCACTTTCTCGGCGTCACCGAGCCGGATGACGCGGACTTCGCCGCGCTGGTGCAGTTCGGCGACTCGGTGATCCGGCTCGCCGAGATCGCCCGCCAAGCGGGCCGGGCCGTCGAGGCAGTCAACGAGCTATGGCCGCTGGTCGCCCGGCTGGAGGCCCGCGCCGCCGAAGGCCGCCTCGAACGCGACACGCTGCTCCTGCTCGCCTCCGCCCGCCTGACCCTGGGCGTGTCCCTGGGCACCGTGCTGCCAGAAGAACGCCTCGCCGCAGCCGCCGCGTGGACCGGCAAAGCCCTGATCCTCGCCCGGCACACCAACAACCAGCCGTTCCTGGCACACACGCTGCGGATGCACGGCAACGAGCTGCGCAAAGCCGGTCGGCTCCCGGCCGCCGTTGCCCGCCTTGACCACGCCCTGGCCATCTCCGCCGACCCCACCGGGCAAGGCTCCGCGCTGGCCCTGTCGGCCCGCGCCGCGGGCGAAGCCGGGCTGCCCGACCGGTTCGAAGCCGCGATCGACCGCTCTCGCCGTCTGTTGGACACCGGCGCAGAACACGGAATGCTGGTCAACCCCTTTACCCTGCGCGAAATCCACGCCCGCGGCCTACTCGCCCTGGGCAGGCCCACCCAGGCGCTGCGTGTGCTGACCGCAGCCGGTGCCGGAGAACCCGCCGCCCCGCAGTGGCAAGTGATCGAACGCGTCACTGCCGGCGAGATCCTCACCGCCAGCCGAGAGCACGACGGAGCCCAGGAATCCCTGCTGGCCGCCATCACCATCGCCGAACAGCGACGACTACCCCACCAACTCCAACGCGCGATCCGCGCCGCCAGCCGTGGCGGTCTGGATGCAGTCGCCGAGACCGGCCGCGCTGCGCTGCGACGTCTCCGCGACCAGCTTTCCCCAGCCACCTGA
- a CDS encoding NUDIX hydrolase, producing the protein MTKPAYPVSIKGVLVRDGRVLLVRNEREEWELPGGRIEENETPEQTVAREIAEETGLPVTVAEILDSWMYHITVADKDVFIVTYGCTTDSTAEAIVSHEHNRIGEFAEHEIADLPMPEGYKRSIGTWLERLRVLQTTR; encoded by the coding sequence ATGACCAAGCCCGCGTACCCGGTGTCGATCAAGGGCGTGCTGGTCCGCGACGGCCGGGTCTTGCTGGTGCGCAATGAACGCGAGGAATGGGAGCTGCCCGGCGGCCGGATCGAGGAGAACGAGACCCCGGAACAGACGGTGGCCCGCGAGATCGCCGAGGAAACCGGCCTGCCGGTCACGGTGGCCGAGATCCTGGACTCCTGGATGTACCACATCACCGTGGCGGACAAAGACGTGTTCATCGTGACCTACGGCTGCACGACCGACTCGACCGCCGAAGCGATCGTCAGCCACGAGCACAACCGCATCGGCGAGTTCGCCGAACACGAGATCGCCGATCTGCCGATGCCCGAGGGCTACAAGCGCTCCATCGGCACCTGGCTCGAGCGGCTCCGCGTCCTCCAAACCACCCGATAG
- a CDS encoding nuclear transport factor 2 family protein, whose translation MADTEDKAAIIELLNLYGFALDAHAWDLFDLVFSEDVTAEFGPAGNAWVGLENFKRSFAEFHETLDSHQHTMMGQLVHVDGDRANAFSYGNWLLIREAAEDGPTWTGTGWYDDELVRTEAGWRIRRRVCRLMSWTGNPVVPEPNAEHRPDMKLNVLREHAEAGRVAYLNAIKAIR comes from the coding sequence GTGGCTGACACCGAGGACAAGGCAGCGATCATCGAATTGCTCAACCTGTACGGATTCGCTCTGGACGCGCACGCCTGGGACCTGTTCGACCTCGTCTTCTCCGAGGACGTGACCGCGGAGTTCGGTCCGGCCGGCAATGCATGGGTGGGTCTGGAGAACTTCAAGCGGTCCTTCGCGGAGTTCCACGAGACGCTCGACAGCCATCAGCACACGATGATGGGTCAGCTGGTCCACGTCGACGGCGATCGCGCCAACGCATTCAGCTACGGGAACTGGCTGCTCATCCGGGAGGCGGCCGAGGACGGCCCCACATGGACGGGCACCGGCTGGTACGACGACGAACTCGTCCGCACCGAGGCCGGCTGGCGCATCCGGCGACGCGTCTGCCGGCTGATGTCCTGGACCGGCAACCCGGTCGTACCCGAGCCGAACGCCGAGCACCGGCCCGACATGAAGCTCAACGTGCTGCGTGAGCACGCCGAAGCCGGTCGGGTCGCCTACCTGAACGCCATCAAGGCGATCCGGTGA
- a CDS encoding TMEM175 family protein has protein sequence MLHRRRSRRHLRERLIFFSDAVVAIAMTLLGIDLPLPHGETKAQVWHSFVELLPGEYLTFVIGFAVTALFWMHHRQLFRRVHVIDPTLRRLNMLCLFFIVVTPFATKVDVVDSHFVLGPVLYAVVIAALALVVAAMAAHADRAGPVHPRTRLRTQDARHRHRRFHRGRGLPAVHSGELREHLGGPVCLAADGGVLVADRVTERRARAAVPAG, from the coding sequence GTGCTTCATCGACGACGAAGCCGGCGGCACCTGCGTGAACGGCTGATCTTCTTCTCCGACGCGGTGGTCGCGATCGCGATGACGCTGCTGGGCATCGACCTGCCGCTGCCGCACGGGGAGACGAAGGCGCAGGTGTGGCATTCCTTTGTGGAGTTGCTGCCGGGCGAGTACCTGACCTTCGTCATCGGGTTCGCGGTCACCGCGCTGTTCTGGATGCATCACCGTCAGCTCTTCCGCCGGGTCCACGTGATCGACCCGACACTGCGGCGGCTGAACATGCTGTGCCTGTTCTTCATCGTGGTGACGCCGTTCGCCACCAAGGTGGACGTGGTGGACAGTCATTTCGTACTGGGACCGGTGCTGTACGCGGTCGTCATCGCGGCCTTGGCCCTGGTCGTGGCCGCGATGGCCGCGCACGCCGACCGCGCCGGCCCGGTCCACCCCCGGACGAGGCTCCGAACGCAAGATGCGCGACATCGTCATCGGCGGTTTCACCGCGGCCGGGGTCTTCCTGCTGTCCATTCCGGTGAGCTTCGTGAGCACCTCGGCGGGCCGGTATGTCTGGCCGCTGATGGTGGCGTCCTAGTGGCGGACCGGGTGACCGAACGCCGGGCGCGCGCTGCCGTCCCGGCCGGCTGA
- the catA gene encoding catechol 1,2-dioxygenase, with amino-acid sequence MTATHETATAAASGANATERFKTDKFAGVAGTPPERVSMLAREVLEAVHGTIRKHKVTYAEYNALKSWLIAVGEGGECPLFLDVWVEHVVEEVATEHREGNKGTIEGPYYVPDAPERGARGTVPMRDNEPGTPLTWTGRVTSTDGTALAGAKVELWHADADGFYCQFAPGIPEWNLRASFTADENGRFEIRTVRPAPYQIPTDGACGKLIAAAGWHAWRPAHLHVKVSAPGNELLTAQLYFPGDEHNEDDIASAVKPELLLNPRSSGDGEAIEYGFVLDPERS; translated from the coding sequence ATGACCGCCACCCACGAAACGGCCACCGCAGCGGCGTCCGGTGCGAACGCGACCGAACGCTTCAAGACCGATAAGTTCGCCGGCGTCGCCGGGACGCCGCCCGAGCGCGTCAGCATGCTCGCCCGCGAAGTCCTGGAAGCTGTCCACGGCACGATCCGCAAGCACAAGGTCACCTACGCCGAGTACAACGCGCTCAAGTCGTGGCTGATCGCCGTCGGCGAAGGCGGCGAGTGCCCGCTGTTCCTGGACGTGTGGGTGGAGCACGTCGTCGAGGAGGTCGCGACCGAGCACCGCGAAGGAAACAAGGGCACGATCGAGGGCCCGTACTACGTGCCGGACGCGCCCGAACGGGGCGCCCGCGGCACCGTACCGATGCGGGACAACGAGCCCGGCACGCCGCTGACGTGGACCGGCCGGGTCACCTCGACCGACGGCACGGCACTGGCCGGAGCGAAGGTCGAGCTGTGGCACGCCGACGCGGACGGCTTCTACTGCCAGTTCGCGCCGGGCATCCCGGAGTGGAACCTGCGAGCGTCGTTCACCGCGGACGAGAACGGCCGGTTCGAGATCCGCACGGTCCGCCCGGCGCCGTACCAGATCCCCACGGACGGAGCGTGCGGCAAGCTGATCGCGGCGGCGGGCTGGCACGCGTGGCGCCCAGCGCACCTGCACGTCAAGGTGTCGGCGCCCGGCAACGAACTCCTGACAGCCCAGCTGTACTTCCCGGGCGACGAGCACAACGAAGACGACATCGCGTCGGCCGTCAAGCCGGAACTGCTGTTGAACCCTCGCTCCTCAGGCGACGGCGAGGCCATCGAATACGGCTTCGTACTGGACCCGGAGAGGTCCTGA